The following proteins come from a genomic window of Sulfitobacter indolifex:
- a CDS encoding DUF2948 family protein, with product MTEDARFEDGREAPLNLGAFDVEDLTVIASLTQDAVFPASEMRWHRTGARFALLLNRLRHEDTGAARHAPERVQSILMFNNVQRVASQGVPKGDADTILSLLDITFEESDAPSGQVTLTLAGDGAIRLEVEALEVTLKDVTRPYVAPSKKRPVHPE from the coding sequence ATGACCGAAGATGCACGTTTCGAAGATGGCCGCGAAGCGCCGTTGAACCTCGGCGCATTCGATGTCGAGGATCTGACGGTGATCGCGTCGCTGACCCAAGACGCGGTCTTTCCTGCCTCGGAAATGCGCTGGCACCGCACCGGCGCGCGTTTTGCGCTGCTGCTGAACCGGTTGCGGCATGAGGATACGGGCGCTGCACGGCACGCGCCCGAACGTGTGCAATCGATACTGATGTTCAATAATGTGCAGCGTGTGGCCAGCCAAGGCGTGCCCAAAGGTGACGCCGACACGATCCTGTCGCTGCTCGACATCACCTTCGAGGAGAGCGATGCGCCTTCGGGCCAAGTCACGCTTACCCTTGCCGGCGACGGCGCGATCCGGCTGGAGGTCGAAGCGTTAGAAGTGACCCTCAAGGACGTAACGCGCCCCTATGTTGCCCCGTCCAAGAAACGGCCCGTTCACCCCGAGTGA
- the murA gene encoding UDP-N-acetylglucosamine 1-carboxyvinyltransferase, producing the protein MDSILVRGGGELNGQIPIAGAKNACLALMPATLLSEEPLTLTNAPRLSDIRTMTELLRSLGAEVASMQDGKVITMASHGPINTRAEYDIVRKMRASNLVLGPLLAREGHAEVSLPGGCAIGARPMDIHTDGLAKMGAEIDLRDGYLYAKADGGKLKGAVIDFPFASVGATENILMAATLAKGTTVINNAAREPEIVDLADCLRAMGAQIEGDGTSSITIQGVDSLHGATHKVVTDRIELGTYMLAPAFCGGEVELLGGRIDLLQAFCEKLDAAGIEVTETEAGLKVARRNGRISAVDVTTEPFPGFPTDLQAQMMALLCTAEGTSVLEEKIFENRFMHAPELIRMGARIDVHGGTAKVTGVEKLKGAPVMATDLRASISLILAGLAATGETTVSRVYHLDRGYEHVVSKLRGVGADIERISSK; encoded by the coding sequence ATGGATTCGATTCTGGTCAGAGGCGGCGGCGAGCTGAACGGGCAAATTCCCATTGCGGGGGCCAAGAACGCCTGTCTGGCGCTGATGCCGGCTACATTGCTGAGCGAGGAGCCGCTGACGCTGACCAATGCGCCACGTCTGAGCGACATTCGCACCATGACCGAACTGCTGCGCTCTCTGGGTGCCGAAGTGGCCTCCATGCAAGACGGCAAAGTCATCACGATGGCCAGCCATGGGCCGATCAACACCCGTGCGGAATATGACATTGTGCGCAAGATGCGCGCGTCGAACCTTGTGCTTGGGCCGCTGCTGGCGCGCGAAGGCCATGCCGAAGTTTCGCTGCCCGGTGGCTGTGCAATTGGCGCGCGGCCAATGGATATTCACACTGACGGTCTGGCCAAAATGGGCGCCGAGATTGATCTGCGTGACGGGTATCTTTACGCCAAAGCCGACGGCGGCAAGCTCAAGGGGGCGGTGATCGACTTCCCCTTCGCCTCGGTTGGTGCGACCGAGAACATCCTGATGGCCGCGACGCTTGCCAAGGGCACAACCGTCATCAACAATGCCGCACGCGAGCCCGAGATCGTCGATCTGGCGGACTGCCTGCGCGCCATGGGGGCACAGATTGAGGGCGATGGCACGTCGAGCATCACAATTCAGGGCGTCGATAGCCTGCATGGCGCGACCCACAAGGTAGTGACCGACCGAATCGAGCTTGGCACCTATATGCTGGCGCCCGCCTTCTGCGGCGGCGAAGTCGAACTGCTGGGCGGGCGGATCGACCTGTTGCAGGCGTTCTGCGAAAAGCTCGACGCGGCGGGCATTGAAGTGACCGAGACTGAAGCGGGCCTGAAAGTAGCGCGCCGCAACGGGCGCATCTCGGCGGTCGACGTGACCACCGAACCATTCCCCGGCTTCCCGACCGACCTGCAGGCGCAGATGATGGCGCTGCTTTGCACGGCGGAAGGCACCTCGGTGCTGGAAGAGAAGATCTTCGAAAACCGCTTTATGCACGCGCCAGAGCTGATCCGCATGGGCGCACGGATTGACGTGCATGGCGGCACGGCCAAGGTCACTGGAGTTGAAAAGCTCAAAGGTGCGCCGGTCATGGCGACCGATCTGCGGGCTTCGATTTCGCTCATTCTTGCAGGGCTGGCGGCAACCGGAGAGACAACGGTAAGCCGCGTCTACCACCTTGATCGCGGCTATGAGCATGTGGTGTCCAAGTTGCGCGGTGTGGGTGCGGATATCGAAAGGATCAGCAGCAAATGA
- the hisD gene encoding histidinol dehydrogenase — protein MPVTLDASAADFEAAFDKLLNAKREDSPDVDAVVADIIADVRARGDAAVIDLSQKFDRVTLTPDTLRISAAEVDAAVAEVSPEDRKALELAADRIRAYHARQLPEDAEWTDPDGATLGWRWTPVSAAGLYVPGGLASYPSSVLMNAVPAKVAGVERLAMVVPTPDGVLNPLVLLAARIAGVDEIYRIGGAQAVAALAYGTETIPPVDKITGPGNAFVAAAKRRVFGKVGIDMIAGPSEILVIADGDNDPDFIALDLLSQAEHDESAQSILITTDPAFARAVEEAVEKRLLTLERRAIAGASWRDNGAIITVADLDVAAALSNRIAPEHLELCVADPKALSEKITHAGAIFLGQWTPEAIGDYVGGPNHVLPTARSARFSSGLSVLDFMKRTTLAQMTPAALRAIGPAAERLAQSESLEAHGLSVTARLRKLND, from the coding sequence ATGCCTGTCACGCTCGATGCCTCCGCTGCCGATTTCGAAGCTGCGTTCGATAAACTTCTGAACGCCAAACGCGAAGACAGCCCCGATGTCGACGCCGTGGTGGCCGATATCATCGCCGATGTCCGCGCACGGGGCGACGCCGCTGTGATCGACCTGTCGCAGAAATTCGACCGCGTGACCCTGACGCCAGACACGTTACGCATCAGCGCGGCAGAGGTCGACGCAGCCGTCGCCGAAGTCTCCCCCGAAGATCGCAAAGCCCTAGAGCTCGCCGCCGACCGCATTCGCGCCTACCACGCGCGGCAATTGCCCGAGGACGCCGAGTGGACCGATCCAGATGGCGCGACCTTGGGCTGGCGCTGGACGCCTGTCTCGGCGGCGGGGCTTTATGTACCGGGCGGATTGGCGAGCTACCCTTCGTCGGTCTTGATGAATGCGGTCCCGGCCAAGGTGGCGGGGGTGGAGCGTCTGGCCATGGTCGTGCCGACGCCCGATGGCGTGTTGAACCCGCTGGTGCTGCTGGCGGCCCGCATTGCTGGGGTGGATGAGATTTACCGCATTGGTGGCGCGCAGGCTGTGGCCGCGCTGGCCTATGGCACCGAAACGATTCCGCCGGTGGACAAGATCACCGGGCCGGGCAACGCCTTCGTCGCCGCCGCCAAACGGCGTGTTTTTGGCAAGGTGGGCATCGACATGATCGCAGGGCCGTCGGAGATCCTTGTGATTGCGGATGGCGACAACGACCCGGATTTCATCGCGCTTGATTTGCTCAGCCAAGCCGAACACGACGAAAGCGCACAAAGCATTCTGATCACCACCGATCCCGCCTTCGCCCGCGCGGTGGAGGAAGCGGTGGAGAAGCGCCTGCTGACCCTTGAACGCCGTGCGATTGCGGGGGCCAGCTGGCGCGACAATGGGGCGATCATCACCGTGGCCGATCTGGACGTCGCTGCCGCGCTCAGCAACCGCATCGCACCAGAACACCTTGAGTTGTGCGTCGCCGACCCGAAAGCGCTGTCAGAAAAGATCACCCATGCGGGGGCGATTTTCCTTGGCCAGTGGACGCCTGAAGCGATTGGCGACTACGTCGGCGGGCCGAACCACGTGCTGCCGACGGCGCGCTCGGCGCGGTTCTCATCGGGCCTGTCGGTGCTCGATTTCATGAAGCGGACCACGCTCGCGCAAATGACCCCTGCGGCGCTCAGGGCCATCGGCCCCGCGGCAGAGCGGCTGGCCCAATCGGAGAGCCTTGAAGCGCATGGGTTGTCGGTGACCGCGCGCCTGCGCAAGTTGAACGACTAG
- a CDS encoding superoxide dismutase family protein has translation MYLCNILLGAALVTTGAVAAQAEGHMQTAATAQVAGKSDDITGSVTLNTTASGRMLVKIDVTGVPTGTHGVHLHETGDCSADDFTSAGGHIAGDHQHGVLVEGGPHPGDMPNMVVGDDGVLQAEVFLDLLDIDGMIKDDDGAAFVIHDGADDYTSQPAGDAGSRIACGVFEAS, from the coding sequence ATGTATCTGTGCAATATCCTACTCGGGGCCGCATTGGTCACAACTGGCGCCGTAGCGGCGCAGGCCGAAGGCCACATGCAAACGGCGGCGACCGCTCAGGTGGCTGGCAAATCCGATGATATCACTGGGAGCGTTACATTGAACACGACGGCCTCAGGCCGGATGCTGGTCAAGATTGATGTAACAGGCGTGCCAACAGGGACGCATGGCGTGCACCTCCATGAAACCGGCGACTGCTCTGCAGATGATTTCACCTCGGCTGGTGGTCATATCGCGGGCGACCATCAACATGGCGTGCTTGTCGAAGGCGGGCCGCATCCGGGTGACATGCCCAACATGGTTGTTGGTGATGACGGCGTGCTTCAGGCCGAAGTGTTCCTTGATCTGCTCGACATCGACGGCATGATCAAAGACGATGACGGCGCTGCTTTTGTCATCCACGACGGCGCAGACGATTACACGTCGCAACCCGCTGGTGATGCCGGCTCACGCATTGCCTGCGGTGTGTTTGAGGCGTCCTAA
- a CDS encoding sensor histidine kinase produces the protein MLSVAHSMHSDHDTTLVLLAALLCTFGSWVITNLYRHALKQTPRQALLWYLMTAVTSGIAIWCTHFIAILAYQPDAPVSFDLGLTFTSLVIAILGCTIGILIAGMFRLWVTTVLGGVILGLSISAMHYTGMVAYRVEGIIHWDKNYLIASVLLAMVFSTVALFFGAQNHRYSTLKMTLAFALAIVGLHFTGMVAFQVTPTTLMGGYSNPDEFKLLALVIAGTAAMIVLGGLFTYFIENRTRMENIVELREARDEARNASRAKSEFMSVLSHELRTPLTIINGYASFLTNLKGHTIAKLKPNEPISKVHFDDLGDQTERYGGRIKSAGDHLLTIINEILDYTSIELNSIKLNKTSFQAGDLLAELEEQFQGLAKEKQSLIEIEFDAFNVLADRGRCKQILINLLGNALKFSSASNIRMRAKMIGETCRLEIEDNGCGMPKEDLERIFQAFIQAESATKSADGGTGLGLAISKKLAAAHDGDIHVESTIGSGTKFTVDLPNCAFIVEVEKARVAA, from the coding sequence ATGCTTTCAGTTGCTCATTCTATGCACTCCGACCACGATACGACTTTGGTCTTGCTTGCAGCGCTTTTGTGCACATTCGGCAGTTGGGTGATTACAAATCTTTACCGGCACGCGCTCAAGCAAACGCCGCGTCAGGCATTGTTGTGGTATTTAATGACTGCCGTCACCTCGGGCATTGCGATTTGGTGTACGCATTTCATCGCCATTCTCGCGTACCAACCCGATGCCCCGGTAAGCTTTGATCTGGGCCTCACCTTCACATCGCTCGTGATTGCAATTCTTGGGTGCACCATCGGCATTTTGATTGCAGGAATGTTCCGCCTGTGGGTCACGACCGTCCTCGGAGGGGTGATCTTGGGGCTGTCGATCTCGGCCATGCATTACACCGGGATGGTCGCCTATCGTGTCGAAGGCATTATCCATTGGGATAAAAATTACCTTATCGCGTCTGTCTTGCTCGCGATGGTCTTTTCCACTGTCGCCCTGTTCTTTGGCGCGCAGAACCATCGGTATTCCACGCTCAAGATGACACTGGCCTTCGCACTGGCGATTGTTGGTCTTCATTTCACCGGCATGGTCGCGTTTCAGGTGACACCGACGACTTTGATGGGGGGCTACAGCAACCCTGATGAGTTCAAGTTGCTGGCGCTGGTGATCGCAGGAACTGCGGCGATGATCGTGCTGGGCGGGCTGTTCACTTATTTCATCGAAAATCGCACACGGATGGAAAACATCGTCGAGCTGCGTGAGGCACGCGATGAGGCGCGCAATGCCAGCCGCGCCAAGTCAGAATTTATGAGCGTTCTGAGCCATGAGCTTCGCACGCCGCTGACCATTATCAACGGCTACGCCAGCTTTCTTACGAACCTCAAAGGTCATACGATTGCCAAGCTGAAACCAAACGAGCCGATCTCTAAGGTCCACTTTGATGACCTGGGCGACCAGACCGAGCGTTACGGGGGCCGCATCAAATCGGCAGGCGATCACCTGCTGACGATCATCAATGAAATTCTCGACTACACCAGCATCGAGTTGAACTCGATCAAACTTAACAAAACCTCGTTCCAAGCCGGTGATTTGCTGGCCGAGTTAGAAGAGCAGTTTCAGGGCTTGGCGAAAGAAAAGCAGTCGCTAATAGAGATTGAGTTTGATGCGTTCAACGTGTTGGCTGACCGTGGGCGCTGCAAGCAGATCCTGATCAACCTCCTTGGCAACGCGCTGAAATTCTCCTCGGCCTCTAACATCCGCATGCGTGCCAAAATGATCGGAGAGACGTGCCGCCTTGAGATTGAAGACAACGGATGCGGTATGCCGAAAGAAGACCTGGAGCGAATTTTTCAAGCCTTCATCCAAGCCGAATCTGCAACAAAAAGTGCGGACGGTGGCACCGGTCTGGGTCTCGCGATCAGCAAAAAGCTTGCCGCGGCGCATGATGGGGACATTCATGTAGAAAGCACTATCGGGTCCGGGACAAAATTCACCGTGGATTTGCCAAATTGTGCCTTCATCGTAGAGGTGGAGAAGGCGCGTGTCGCGGCTTAG
- a CDS encoding sensor histidine kinase, with protein sequence MLTCLQGLMLDPVYWAVLAVSTIAAAVALWTLRFQQFQGKVYYALTFVGMIWTLIMVGSEAATVAFDCQMQQAQLAWLGHGLVPVAWAFFIFDYVGPPNKAHRRISLLALVAVPLGAFALAATNGSHQLIYTTETAILPGSDRITFVHGAGYFLVLAVLYTFVMATLTWLARAFFRARRSAWPLLTMLVVITLTPLGANAAYAFFGFTVLGLDPTAFMFTLGILAFSWLLVTNKTMDMPSVGQSTLFHTMSEPLVLLDARRRVVRSNAAAKRSGILSDPNWGTDLIAGIEAQTAKGTTSHITYNERLYEPRVHPIENPLAPAGPAIGWSVTFVDVTKRIATTTALEQALREADEANRAKDEFISVVSHELRTPLTSLKGGLALALSGKLGEVRGPLRSSLDIAHRNGVRLSRLVDNILLVQKLEVQALSLEWLPVDLPTLLRDSIEENRMYAHERGVRLDIGKIDQAAVVLGDAFAIRQVVDNLISNAVKFSHVGNTVEGTLTTNQGRVRISIRDHGRGIPDGMEERVFGRFGQLDDDGQKSTQGSGLGLHISRQLARQMGGDLFYESEVEIGSTFHVEFGIGAEETPTPQDDSTLQITT encoded by the coding sequence ATGCTAACCTGTCTTCAAGGACTGATGCTGGACCCGGTCTATTGGGCCGTGCTTGCCGTCAGTACGATCGCCGCAGCGGTCGCGCTGTGGACGCTCAGATTTCAGCAGTTTCAAGGCAAGGTTTACTATGCACTGACATTCGTCGGAATGATCTGGACCCTGATAATGGTCGGGTCCGAAGCTGCAACAGTCGCCTTTGACTGCCAGATGCAACAGGCGCAACTGGCTTGGTTGGGTCATGGTCTGGTGCCCGTCGCATGGGCATTCTTTATTTTCGACTATGTCGGCCCCCCAAACAAAGCGCACCGGCGGATCAGCCTTTTGGCGCTTGTAGCTGTACCGCTGGGGGCATTTGCCTTGGCCGCGACTAACGGCTCGCACCAACTGATCTATACTACGGAAACGGCGATCTTGCCGGGCTCAGACCGGATCACGTTTGTGCACGGGGCGGGGTATTTCCTTGTGCTTGCCGTCCTTTATACATTCGTGATGGCAACGCTCACTTGGCTTGCCCGCGCGTTTTTCCGGGCTAGGCGGTCCGCTTGGCCGTTGTTGACGATGCTGGTTGTCATTACGTTGACCCCGCTGGGGGCGAATGCAGCCTATGCGTTCTTTGGATTTACGGTCTTGGGGCTCGATCCGACGGCCTTCATGTTCACCTTGGGTATTCTCGCCTTTTCTTGGTTGCTGGTGACGAACAAGACGATGGACATGCCCTCGGTCGGGCAATCGACCCTATTTCACACAATGAGCGAGCCGCTGGTCCTGCTTGACGCGCGGCGCCGCGTAGTCCGTTCAAACGCGGCGGCAAAGCGCAGCGGCATTCTCTCTGATCCGAACTGGGGCACTGATCTAATTGCCGGGATCGAAGCACAGACTGCCAAGGGCACCACTTCGCATATCACCTACAATGAGCGTCTGTACGAGCCGCGCGTTCACCCCATCGAAAACCCGCTTGCCCCCGCTGGCCCCGCCATCGGCTGGAGCGTTACCTTTGTCGATGTGACCAAGCGGATCGCCACCACGACAGCCCTTGAGCAGGCGCTGAGAGAGGCCGATGAAGCCAACCGCGCCAAGGATGAATTTATCTCTGTTGTGAGCCATGAATTGCGCACGCCACTCACCTCATTAAAGGGGGGGTTAGCCTTGGCGCTGAGCGGCAAGCTCGGCGAGGTCAGAGGACCATTGCGGTCCTCGCTCGACATCGCCCACCGCAACGGCGTTCGCCTGTCACGGTTGGTCGATAATATACTTTTGGTGCAAAAGCTTGAGGTTCAGGCACTTTCGCTTGAGTGGCTGCCTGTTGATCTGCCGACCCTGCTGCGCGACAGCATTGAGGAAAACCGGATGTATGCCCATGAGCGTGGCGTGCGGCTCGATATTGGCAAAATCGATCAAGCTGCCGTCGTCTTGGGCGATGCCTTTGCCATCCGGCAAGTGGTCGACAATCTGATCTCCAACGCGGTCAAATTCTCCCATGTGGGCAACACCGTGGAGGGTACGCTGACGACCAACCAAGGCCGCGTGCGGATCTCTATCCGCGATCACGGGCGCGGTATTCCTGACGGAATGGAAGAACGGGTCTTTGGTCGCTTTGGGCAGCTTGATGACGACGGCCAGAAATCAACTCAAGGTTCCGGCCTTGGCCTGCATATCTCCCGCCAACTGGCGCGGCAGATGGGGGGAGATTTGTTTTACGAAAGCGAAGTCGAAATCGGCTCAACCTTCCATGTTGAGTTCGGCATTGGGGCGGAAGAAACCCCCACGCCCCAAGATGATAGCACGCTACAGATTACCACCTGA
- a CDS encoding Hint domain-containing protein, translating to MFKTPSDLSEANLTGDVQANDSAARHYDASKPSWVNQDFKFEGGDGTNIVINDDDSHFEDGYVEEGGAQTLAQPATINGVTYPAGAVLENEFSLIDASGKEVYVLRIDGQNVGFVYPAEEQPKAGESFSATSSRNGDAMDSADGESSSVRYAETDTRPGVVDGTSGNDSMDAHYTDADGDSIDDGRGGGAEGNDDVVYGGDGTDKIDAGAGNDTVFGEEGRDYIRGGAGDDSLQGGGGSDTLVGGDGADTLEGGACNDVLNGGAGNDVLDGGSGDDHLWDGAGDDYADGGAGDDIFYMGAGSDTLHGGTGRDSFVASDGFGSDTVDGGSGDGDHDYIDFRGHGQSVEVTFTGFEQGTASAGRDQITFTDIEAFFLSGQSDQLDGSANSGDLGVSAGDGDDTVLGGSGDDYLLGEGGNDQLAGGEGNDTIYGGLGDDTIDGGAGNDLLDGEEGHDSISGGDGADLIYGGAGDDTLQGGADGDTLYGGDGADVIDGGTGNDLIYGDAGDDSLEGGAGDDTVYGGIGNDTIDGGAENDLLDGGAGNDLLYGGAGDDQLEGGGGDDIVHGGAGADVISGGAGNDKLFGDAGSDRISGGEGNDYVDGGYGDDYLSGDGRGAGGGHDTLVGGAGNDTLDGGAGNDQLIGGDGNDLFRVSEGHDTVSDFGFGNTGRTGDGDSSNNDVLDLGAYYDSLDELRADQADDGILNQSNTHDDEGNAVDYTDNTRFQDSSLTVKNATGDSYTYDNTGIVCFAAGTEVMTPQGPVAIETLKPGDLVETLDHGPQPLLWIGQRHVNDGELTANEELRPIRIAKGALGNHRAMFVSRQHGMMIGSDHLVRAIHLARDMPGVRIAHGKREVTYVHLFFAQHEIIFAEGIPSESFYPGRTALRMLSPEARATFDRLMPALANAETAGQGDPAETAYGPTARPFAKLCDVPLPTLAA from the coding sequence ATGTTTAAGACCCCATCGGATTTGTCAGAAGCCAATCTGACCGGCGATGTGCAGGCCAATGACAGCGCGGCGCGGCACTATGATGCGTCAAAGCCCAGCTGGGTGAACCAGGATTTCAAATTTGAAGGCGGTGACGGCACAAATATCGTCATCAACGACGATGACAGCCATTTCGAAGACGGCTATGTCGAAGAGGGCGGCGCACAGACCCTTGCACAGCCAGCGACGATCAATGGGGTCACCTATCCGGCTGGGGCGGTTCTTGAGAATGAATTCTCCCTGATTGATGCATCCGGTAAAGAGGTCTACGTCCTGCGCATCGATGGGCAGAATGTAGGTTTTGTCTACCCGGCTGAGGAGCAACCCAAGGCTGGCGAAAGCTTTTCAGCCACATCCTCTCGCAACGGCGACGCGATGGACAGCGCCGATGGGGAAAGCTCTTCGGTTCGCTATGCCGAAACCGACACGCGGCCCGGTGTTGTTGATGGCACCTCGGGCAATGACAGCATGGATGCGCACTACACCGACGCCGATGGCGACAGCATCGATGACGGGCGTGGTGGCGGCGCTGAGGGCAATGACGACGTGGTCTATGGCGGCGACGGTACAGACAAGATTGATGCGGGCGCGGGCAATGATACCGTCTTTGGCGAGGAAGGCCGTGATTACATTCGAGGTGGGGCAGGTGACGACTCACTTCAAGGGGGCGGGGGCAGTGACACCTTGGTCGGGGGCGATGGGGCAGACACGCTTGAAGGCGGCGCATGCAACGACGTGCTCAACGGCGGGGCGGGTAACGATGTTCTCGACGGCGGCAGCGGCGACGACCACCTTTGGGACGGCGCGGGCGACGACTATGCTGACGGCGGCGCGGGCGATGATATCTTCTATATGGGCGCAGGCAGTGACACGCTCCATGGCGGCACAGGCAGGGACAGTTTCGTGGCCAGTGACGGTTTTGGCAGCGATACGGTCGATGGCGGCAGCGGTGATGGCGACCACGACTACATCGATTTTCGCGGCCACGGCCAAAGCGTCGAAGTCACCTTCACAGGGTTCGAACAAGGCACCGCAAGCGCGGGCCGCGATCAAATCACCTTCACCGACATCGAAGCCTTCTTTTTGTCCGGGCAGTCTGACCAGCTCGACGGCTCTGCCAACAGCGGAGACTTAGGCGTCAGTGCCGGCGACGGGGACGATACTGTGCTTGGCGGCTCTGGTGATGACTATCTTCTGGGTGAGGGTGGCAACGACCAGCTTGCGGGCGGTGAGGGGAACGACACGATCTATGGCGGCCTCGGGGACGATACGATTGACGGCGGGGCCGGGAATGACTTGCTTGATGGTGAGGAAGGTCACGACAGCATCAGCGGCGGCGACGGGGCAGACCTGATCTACGGCGGTGCGGGGGATGACACACTGCAAGGCGGTGCAGACGGCGACACGCTTTATGGCGGTGACGGTGCGGATGTCATCGACGGTGGGACGGGCAATGACCTGATCTACGGTGACGCGGGCGACGATTCTCTAGAGGGCGGCGCGGGGGACGACACGGTCTACGGCGGCATCGGGAATGATACGATTGACGGCGGGGCTGAGAATGACTTGCTTGACGGCGGGGCGGGCAATGACCTGCTCTACGGCGGTGCAGGTGACGACCAGCTTGAGGGCGGCGGGGGGGACGATATCGTCCATGGCGGCGCTGGAGCGGATGTGATCTCAGGCGGCGCTGGCAACGACAAGCTCTTTGGCGACGCAGGCTCGGATCGCATCAGTGGCGGCGAGGGAAATGATTATGTCGATGGGGGCTACGGCGACGATTACCTTTCGGGCGATGGCAGGGGTGCGGGCGGTGGCCACGACACCCTTGTAGGCGGGGCCGGAAACGACACGTTGGATGGTGGCGCGGGCAACGATCAACTGATCGGCGGGGACGGCAATGACCTTTTCCGCGTCAGCGAGGGCCATGATACTGTCAGCGATTTTGGTTTCGGAAATACCGGACGCACCGGCGATGGTGATTCCAGCAACAACGATGTTCTCGATCTGGGGGCCTATTACGACAGCCTTGATGAACTGCGCGCTGACCAAGCCGACGACGGCATACTGAACCAGTCCAACACCCACGACGATGAGGGCAATGCTGTCGATTACACCGACAACACGCGGTTTCAGGACAGCTCACTCACTGTGAAGAATGCTACGGGTGACAGCTACACCTATGACAACACCGGAATTGTCTGTTTCGCTGCCGGTACCGAGGTGATGACCCCGCAGGGTCCAGTGGCGATCGAGACGCTCAAACCCGGCGATCTGGTTGAGACCTTGGACCACGGGCCGCAGCCGCTTTTGTGGATCGGTCAACGTCATGTCAACGATGGCGAACTCACCGCCAACGAAGAGTTGCGCCCGATCCGAATTGCCAAGGGTGCCTTGGGCAACCACCGCGCGATGTTCGTGTCGCGCCAGCATGGAATGATGATCGGGAGTGACCACCTCGTGCGCGCGATCCATCTGGCCCGCGATATGCCCGGCGTGCGTATCGCCCACGGCAAACGCGAGGTCACCTATGTGCATCTGTTCTTTGCCCAGCATGAGATCATCTTTGCCGAAGGCATCCCGAGCGAGAGCTTCTACCCCGGTCGCACCGCATTGCGGATGCTGTCGCCCGAAGCGCGGGCCACGTTCGACCGCCTGATGCCCGCTTTGGCCAACGCGGAGACGGCAGGGCAGGGTGACCCGGCTGAAACTGCCTATGGTCCCACCGCACGTCCCTTTGCTAAACTATGTGACGTGCCGCTCCCGACGCTCGCTGCATGA
- a CDS encoding arsenate-mycothiol transferase ArsC, translating into MTQQLPQSVLFCCDHNAVRSPMAEGLMKKFYGTGTYVQSVGVKNDMEIDGFSIAVCAELDVELARHRSRSFDEMEEWGDDLGSFDLVIALSPASQRRALELTRFYHLDVEYWPILDPTGLGEGREAKLTQFRAARDQIVGRLIDRFGAPLEEN; encoded by the coding sequence ATGACGCAGCAGCTGCCTCAATCCGTTCTCTTTTGCTGCGACCATAACGCCGTCCGCTCGCCCATGGCCGAGGGGTTGATGAAGAAATTCTACGGCACCGGCACCTATGTGCAATCCGTGGGTGTCAAGAATGACATGGAGATTGACGGCTTTTCCATCGCCGTCTGCGCCGAATTGGACGTGGAACTGGCCCGCCACCGCAGCCGCAGCTTTGACGAGATGGAGGAATGGGGCGACGATCTGGGGTCATTCGATCTGGTAATCGCGCTTAGCCCCGCCAGCCAACGCCGGGCGCTGGAGCTGACGCGGTTTTATCATCTCGACGTGGAATATTGGCCGATCCTAGATCCCACGGGGCTGGGCGAGGGGCGGGAGGCGAAGCTCACGCAGTTCCGCGCCGCCCGCGATCAGATCGTCGGGCGGCTGATTGACCGTTTTGGCGCGCCGTTAGAAGAAAACTAA
- a CDS encoding UPF0262 family protein, with translation MTRITHIALDDANMPPPTPEIDQERKVAMFDLLEENSFVLPEREKGPVPSGPYHLSLSIRDKRLVFDVETEAAEKAAEFHLSLGPFRQVVKDYFQICESYFEAVKKLPPSQIETIDMARRGIHNEGSRVLQERLSGKAEIDTDTARRLFTLICVLHFGG, from the coding sequence ATGACCCGCATCACCCATATCGCGCTTGATGACGCGAACATGCCGCCCCCCACGCCCGAAATCGATCAAGAGCGTAAGGTGGCGATGTTCGACCTGCTGGAAGAGAACAGCTTTGTTCTGCCAGAGCGCGAAAAAGGCCCGGTGCCATCGGGCCCTTACCACTTGTCCCTGTCGATCCGCGACAAGCGGCTGGTATTTGATGTGGAGACTGAAGCCGCTGAAAAAGCGGCGGAATTTCACCTGTCCCTCGGGCCGTTTCGGCAGGTGGTGAAGGATTACTTCCAAATCTGCGAAAGCTATTTTGAGGCGGTCAAGAAACTGCCCCCCAGCCAGATCGAGACGATCGACATGGCCCGGCGCGGCATCCACAACGAAGGCTCCCGCGTGCTGCAAGAACGCCTCTCTGGCAAAGCCGAGATCGACACCGACACCGCACGGCGGCTTTTTACCCTGATCTGCGTTTTGCATTTCGGCGGATAA